The Tripterygium wilfordii isolate XIE 37 chromosome 21, ASM1340144v1, whole genome shotgun sequence genome segment GCTAAGGCAAGACATGAGAAAATTCAAAACCTTACCTTGATTTTCTATCACGATTTCTTAAGCAGCATTTATAGTGATCTTGCCAATGGTATTAAGatcaaatatttcaatccaatagCCGTCAGGATCCTTAATAAATGCTATCCCTTTCATTTTTCCTGCAAATAAAATTTAGAAAGATAAGGTAAgctacaaaataaaattttaaatacatctttcttttcatgcttgtatgataaagaaaatgaagtaATTTGGAATTCAATCTCCTTAAAAGAGAGCATGAAACCTCTCCAGGTAGGCCACATTTGACCCATTTTGCAGAAAAATCCTCATACTAGCAGTCACCCACAAACAACCAGTATCCATTTAAATCAAATAAGTATCAGGAAAGATTTTAATGAAAGCCTCTTCAATTTACCACAATTCTATCtgtgtggagaggctgttttctAGGTTGCAACATtccaactctaccactgggtccCATTTCTTCCAATTTGGTATTTAATTGTTGCATTTCTTTAAATTGGGAATTAATatctatattttaaaaaaataaaataaaatttgacttTAGATTAGTAtagattgtttttcttttaataaatGGATCATATtaggaaaaaatgaaaaaaaaaatatgggccATATGGCTAAAGTGATATAGCATTTAAATGCATGCACGGCACCACAATACTACTCTCATGGCTTGGGTTATGGTATAAAATACTGTAGGATAGGGAAATTGCCCGCATATATGCATTTTTTGGTGGGAATGGAAAAAGAGTGGAAACACAGTAACACACCATTAAAAGCTAAGTTTTCAACAATATACAGTCTGGCCAGATAGAGACAACGAGTTGTGAAGAGTAATTATCAATTCGTTATTTGGGTGGTGGATGGCGGTGCTTGAATCACTTCAAAGGGGATGCCATTGACTGTAGGAACAGAATTTCAGTCTTTAGCTGTCTACAATGTCATGCACAGGACTCAAATGGAGGACAAACTAATGTAGAATGAATTCAGGTTCTCCATTCAATTTTACTATAACAGCTTAACAAAAGGTTTGCAAGAGAACACAAGGACCTCCTTTGGTAGGAACCCTGATAAAGTAgcctttccttaattgaaaatattttaacaagCATTCATAATCATATCACAAAAACAGACCCCTACATGTTCACAATCCACATGTGCATCACACTTGTTAGGGGTAGGCAACATGAACTCATAAAAGGGAGGTAACTGGAGTTGGATCCAATATGAGGATCCACCTATACCATTCATTCCTTTTCAAAACTACACTCTCCATTACTATATAATCCATGCCAGAGAAGGGAAGTTGTTGACAGCATTtattatataaacacatatgtatattcactatatacaaatatatacatacgagTAGATCACTCATGTAATACATATTTATTATACATATTTATGTAATAAATATGTAGGtttgtatatttttcttttctgaatgTTCTTTCTAAATGTATATAGGTGTACTTATATAATAAATGATTAGGtttccttcccttcccttcctctACTCCCTCCTACCAAATATAGGTTGAGGTCATATCAACTGCCACACTCAATCAAAAATTGAGATGCTGACTTACTAAAGTATGCATCACATATTCACATATGCAGCTTATTTCACAAGTTTAACAACATATAGAAGTGCTAACTTTAATCATCTAGAATAGGTTTCTTACCATCATCTGGTTTTTTCACAAACTCCACTCCAAGACGTTCAAATCTCTCACAAGCCTTGTATGTGTCATCAACAGTTATGCCAATGTGCCCTTGaaatagaaagagaaaaaaagagacgCAAATTAGCTCAATTATGAAAACCACCTGCATGCATATCTTATTTTGGGGCAGAAGAGTTATATAAGTAGGTTATGTCATACATCTGatgcacaaaaaaataaaataaaatgaatggcCATTATGCAACAAAGAAATGGATATAAGGAAAGACATTACGATAAAAATGCTTCATGAAAATTCTGAAGATTTACATACCAAAGCCACGAGGTTCAGAATTGCCATTGTGATATCCTTTAAAATCAGGATCACTTTCTGTGCCCCAGTTACTGTAAGGTGTATTTGAACGATAGGCATCAATTACATAGATAGACAAACATATAAATAGATAGATGGATAGAGAAAAGAAAGTACTTTGAGAAAGCAAAAGAAGGATACAGCATTACAGCCAAAAAGATACGATTCTTACTGTGTCAATTCAATGGTAGCTCTCTTACTAAAGGTCCAAACTGTTCTCTCAGCAGGGTCAGTGGGAGCAGAAGCTGGATCCTACAGACTAAACATTATATACCAAACAAATGTCTAATATTGGCAATATTCTTGCAAAGGAGACTATGACTTCATGCTCTTACCACTTTCGTGGCTTTTGGGAGACTAAATTCTACATATATTTTGTGGGTCACATTAGAAAAGCAACCCGAGGCCTTAGATAACATGTagaatagaaaatgaaaaaaaaaatttaattaagcaTAAAAAACTAGTATGGTCCTCGTGATCCATAAAAATGCTCCAGACAACGATTCAAACACTTAAAAAATGTAGCTTCTGAGAAGTTTATATAGAGGACATCACCTCATAGCCCATAAAGTACAAGCTAAACTTCATTTCTGGAAAATCCAATCTCTTGAGTAACCTGAGATATGAGAGCCTAACCATCATCATTTGCAAGAGCAGACAAGCTCATGAATGTCAAAATCACGCCATACACGATATATATCGCCCTATTTTTTATGGAAAAAAGTATTTCATGCATCATCAGATATCCTTTTAGATGATATGCAAGAAATCATAGAATACTAGGTGTTTATCATCTATCATGATCATCATAATAGAAATCAATTTTTACAGTTTATGAACTCTCAAAGCCCAAGAAACCAATCTTAAACCATTAAGGcacaaaaaaggcaaaaaaaaaagagagagagaaaagaaggtCAAATCCTTTTTTTGGAAAATCCAATTTGAAAGAAGAGACAACATATTTTACAATCTAAAgtacaagaaaaaaacaatttcaatgcttctctATTATTTTTGGAGAAAGGGTAATAAATTTTAATGGGCTTTGTTATTTTAAGATAAATTTTCTGGGCTTTAATAACcacaaatttagggtttagatactCTTCTTTCCCAATCCCAACACCGTGAAGACTCCTCTCTGGTTTGGGTACTCTTCTCCGCCATGCCTTCTCTGATTCTGTCGCGAAGCAACTGTTTCTCTCTCATGCATTCTCTCTGGTTTGAGTACTCCTCTCCCACGCCTTCCTCTTCTCTCCAACTCTGCCAGTCTATATGTTGTCTTCTACTCTTCTCTATTCTCACATCTCAATCGATTTTTGGGTCTTTTCATGGCAGAATTTTGGGACACTACTTTGGGCGTCCCAGGTCGAGTTCCCGAGCGTCCCAGGTCGCTAGTGTACCCCGTTCCGGGACGTTCGTCCCAATTAAGGATACGAGGGGGGATTGACCTTTCCCGGTCAGTGTTTTAAAAGGCGGTCAGGGCGTACGACCTGAGGCGCGCCTCAAGGCGAGGTGCCTTCGAGCTGCCTCCGGGCGTACGCCCTTGATAAAGGCCTGTGAGGCTTACGCCTCATATGCCTGAGGCGTACGCCTCGAGGCGTATGAGGCGTAATTGTTGACACACCACAATTTATCAAAAGCAACGcccacaaagaacaaaaacacaaacaacccaACGAGGCCATTCCAACCGAGGACGACGATTCTTGAGACAAATTCTcgaagactctctctctctctaacaaacAAATCGTCCAAGGAATCGAATCAATTTTCAGCTTCatacatactctctctctctctctctaactctcTGTTGGTGTTGTGCGACTTGTGCCCTAGATCTTGAATAGAAGGTACGATTTTCAGTCTTCAGATCTTTATTGATTctgttttcttattattcttgCTAATATTTGCAAAGCGAGCATGTGAAGCTGGCTTGGAGGAGTTCCATCTTTCATAGGATAACTAGAACGAAAAAAAATGTTCGTTTAGTATATAAGATACTTGCGGTGATAATTTTGACAGATTTCAAATCCTATCATCCACACAACACCCACTAGTTTTAGACATGTAGCTTTAGCATATTGAGAATGGCTGGAAgtaattgatttattttgattCTTGAAGACTTTATTCAATTACACTTTCTCTCTAATTCTGCGTCCAACTCCAAATTTCTCTGCTGatcacttgaattgatgatggatggagttatgtcttcgtaaattgataaattgatatgattatattatttgaatgtgtacatgtacattttagattaagcatataggtttttttgttgattcttaccGAGGCTTACGCCTCGTTACGCCTCGCCTCAAATAAGTCAAGCGCCTCGGTTTCCGAACCCCCCTTTTAAAACACTGTTCCCGGTAACTATGTTCTATAGTGTGTTTCA includes the following:
- the LOC119988999 gene encoding lactoylglutathione lyase isoform X2, which produces MASEAPSDNPGLHTTLDEATKGYFLQQTMFRIKDPKVSLDFYSRVLGMSLLKRLDFPEMKFSLYFMGYEDPASAPTDPAERTVWTFSKRATIELTHNWGTESDPDFKGYHNGNSEPRGFGHIGITVDDTYKACERFERLGVEFVKKPDDGKMKGIAFIKDPDGYWIEIFDLNTIGKITINAA
- the LOC119988999 gene encoding lactoylglutathione lyase isoform X1, with the protein product MAALSSIGSGLSRVSPFRFHNHYSPSAVPLLYTAKSKPKDINRYRLFSMASEAPSDNPGLHTTLDEATKGYFLQQTMFRIKDPKVSLDFYSRVLGMSLLKRLDFPEMKFSLYFMGYEDPASAPTDPAERTVWTFSKRATIELTHNWGTESDPDFKGYHNGNSEPRGFGHIGITVDDTYKACERFERLGVEFVKKPDDGKMKGIAFIKDPDGYWIEIFDLNTIGKITINAA